DNA from Halorarum salinum:
TGTCTGCTGGGCACTCACAGTGAGTGGGAAGTCCGTCTGTCACGGTGACCCGGTACTCGTGATTCTCGGGGTCGGTGTAGCTGCCATTTCTAACGAGGAGTGTGCCTTCCCGGAGTTCGAATTCGAACGCCTCGTACTGGGCACGTTTGAGGACAAACGTCGATACATCTAGACGGGCAAGTGGATGTGCTGGCATATCGGGACTGCGAGGGCGACTGAGTCGCCCCGCACCCTCGGGGGGCAGATAAACTCCCCGTCGCTATCCAGCCTTAATCGCAGGCGGGTGACCACTCGTATTCGTCTGCGCGTTTGAATCGGATTCCGTTCCTCGTGGTGGGAGAGAAGCGTGGGTTGACTACTTTCTCAGTGAAGGAACGTCCATCGAGGAGGTCAACTTTCGCGACGGAGGGGTAGTGATTCCGTTTAGCACGGGTGACATGACTTCGTTCGAAGGCAAATACGCAGGACTTAACCCCGACCATGTAACACAACTTTGACGATGAACGGGGGGTGGCGATATCGACTGTTCGCGGTCCTCGGCGTCGCCGTGTTCTCGGCAGTCGCCGTGGCGCTCGTCAACAACGCGAGCGTCCAGTCGCTTGCCGATACGGTGCCAGTCCTCTCGCGACTCTCGCCCGATCCACCAGGAGCGGCGGAGTTCACACTCGAGATCCTGACGACCGTCGTCGTGTTCGTGCTCGCATTTTTGCCGTTGTACAAGCCACGCCCACGGCGGATTCTGGACGTCATCGCGCTCTCCCAGAAACGGGTGTTGCTGGCGATGTTCGCTCTGGCGACGGTCGGCTACTTCGATTATACGTACCGGCTGCCGAGGCTGACCGTATTACTGGTAACGCCGATATTGTTCGTGGCATTGCCGGCATGGTTCGCGTGGATTCGTCGTCGACCTACTGAAGGCCAGGAGCGGGCCATCGTGGTGGGTGATGATCCCAAACTGATCCAACAGGTGGCACGGGAGGTGGAGATCCCGTTACTGGGGTACCTCTGCCCAACGAAATCATTCGAGTCGGGTAGTGTCGATTCCAAGGAGGTGCTGGCGATGGCCGATGGTGGAGAGACCTTCGTAGGGTTGACGAGGTTGGGGGGGCTGTCTCGGATTGAAGACGTTCTCGTTGAATACGATATCAATACTGTAGTGCTTGCGTTCGAGCACGCAGACCGCGCGGAGTTCTTCGGTGCACTCGACGCGTGTTACGAGCACGGTGTTGCGGCGAAGGTTCACCGCAACCATGCGGATTCGGTGTTGACGTCCGGGAATGCCGCTGGGACGCTGGTGGACGTCGAAGTGGAGCCCTGGGACGTACAAGACTACATGGTGAAGCGTGCATTCGACGTAGTGTTCTCGGTCGTCGGGCTGGTTGTGTTGGCTCCTGTCGCATTGATAATCGCTGTTGGGATTAAGGTGGACGATGGTGGGCCAGTGCTGTACGAGCAAGAGCGGACTGCCGTGTTCGGGGAGACGTTCGACGTGTACAAGTTCCGGTCCATGGTGCCCAAGGGGGAGTCATCAACGCCTGTCGAGGATGCAAAGAACAATCGGATCACCGACATCGGGCAGACGTTGCGTCGGACGCACCTCGACGAGATTCCACAACTGTGGTCGATTCTACGGGGGGACATGAGCGTAGTGGGTCCGCGAGCGGTGTGGACTAATGAGGAAATGCTGCTGGAGGACGAATCAGAGATGTGGCGCAAGCGGTGGTTCGTGAAGCCCGGATTGACGGGGCTGGCCCAGGTTGAAGGTGCGAAGAGTACGGATCCGGCGGAAAAGTTGCGGCTAGATCTGGAGTACGTTCGACGGCAGTCGTTCGGATATGATGTGAAGATGGTCCTGCGACAGGTCTGGCAGATAATGGAAGAGGTGACATCTATAGCACGTAGTTGATCCGAATATAATCCCAACTTACCTATAAGTATTCTGACTCCAATGTGGTCAGTCATGATTGCATGGAAATATCCGGTTGCAGAGAACACGCGACCTACCGGTGTCCCAATGCCCGGGCCAACGATCAACCAAGGGGGTCTCTGAAGTTGATCTTGGCTGTTCAATATTATATCTTTGTTGCCGACGCTAACAGGTGCCATCGGCAACCATTTCGTGGGAAATGAAGTATAGAAGACAACCGCATCATATTCATAACAACCTTGTTCTCCAGTCGGATCAAGCAAAGTATCTCAGAACGAAACCCAAGGTTAGTTCACAAAATCCATATTAG
Protein-coding regions in this window:
- a CDS encoding sugar transferase encodes the protein MNGGWRYRLFAVLGVAVFSAVAVALVNNASVQSLADTVPVLSRLSPDPPGAAEFTLEILTTVVVFVLAFLPLYKPRPRRILDVIALSQKRVLLAMFALATVGYFDYTYRLPRLTVLLVTPILFVALPAWFAWIRRRPTEGQERAIVVGDDPKLIQQVAREVEIPLLGYLCPTKSFESGSVDSKEVLAMADGGETFVGLTRLGGLSRIEDVLVEYDINTVVLAFEHADRAEFFGALDACYEHGVAAKVHRNHADSVLTSGNAAGTLVDVEVEPWDVQDYMVKRAFDVVFSVVGLVVLAPVALIIAVGIKVDDGGPVLYEQERTAVFGETFDVYKFRSMVPKGESSTPVEDAKNNRITDIGQTLRRTHLDEIPQLWSILRGDMSVVGPRAVWTNEEMLLEDESEMWRKRWFVKPGLTGLAQVEGAKSTDPAEKLRLDLEYVRRQSFGYDVKMVLRQVWQIMEEVTSIARS